Proteins from a genomic interval of Mycobacterium conspicuum:
- a CDS encoding acyl-CoA dehydrogenase yields MDVTYPREAEAFRDRIRAFLTEHLPADWSGLGALPPDERDAFARRWRRSLAASGLVAVSWPAEYGGGGLSPVEQVVLAEEFARAGAPERAENDLLGIDLLGNTLIALGSEAQKEHFLPRILSGVDRWCQGFSEPEAGSDLAAVRTRAVSDGGEWVINGQKIWTSAGHTANWIFVLARTDPDAPKHKGLSFLLVPMDQPGIEVRPIVNAAGHSSFSEVFLTDARTGIANVVGGVGNGWTTAMTLLGFERGSQVVTAAIEFGRDLERLFELARKRGVHTDARIRDGLAWCYSRVQIMRYRGYRGLTSLLNGEAPGAEAAITKVVWSEYFRRHTELAVEILGLDALGAVGPGNGEARLVPEAGTPNSPACWMDELLYARAATIYAGSSQIQRNVIGEQLLGLPKEPRPEAVR; encoded by the coding sequence GTGGACGTGACGTACCCGCGCGAAGCGGAAGCCTTCCGCGACCGGATCCGCGCGTTCTTGACCGAGCACCTGCCCGCCGACTGGTCGGGCCTCGGGGCACTCCCGCCCGACGAGCGCGATGCATTCGCGCGGCGATGGCGGCGGTCACTGGCTGCCAGCGGGCTGGTGGCCGTGTCCTGGCCGGCCGAGTACGGCGGTGGTGGTCTGTCCCCGGTGGAACAGGTGGTGCTCGCCGAGGAGTTTGCCCGCGCCGGTGCGCCCGAGCGAGCCGAGAACGACCTGCTGGGAATCGATCTGCTGGGCAACACACTGATCGCTCTGGGATCCGAGGCGCAAAAGGAGCATTTTCTGCCCCGCATACTCAGCGGCGTAGATCGTTGGTGCCAAGGATTCTCCGAGCCCGAGGCCGGTTCGGATCTGGCGGCCGTGCGGACCAGGGCCGTGTCCGACGGCGGCGAGTGGGTGATCAACGGCCAGAAAATCTGGACCTCGGCCGGACATACGGCGAATTGGATCTTCGTGTTGGCGCGCACGGACCCCGACGCGCCCAAGCACAAGGGCTTGTCGTTTCTCCTGGTGCCCATGGATCAGCCGGGCATCGAGGTTCGCCCCATCGTCAACGCGGCGGGGCACTCTTCGTTCAGCGAGGTTTTCCTGACCGATGCCCGCACCGGGATCGCCAACGTCGTCGGCGGAGTCGGCAACGGGTGGACGACCGCGATGACCCTGCTCGGCTTCGAACGCGGGTCGCAGGTTGTCACGGCCGCCATCGAGTTCGGCCGCGACCTGGAGCGGCTGTTTGAACTCGCCCGCAAGCGCGGCGTGCACACCGACGCGCGCATCCGAGATGGCTTGGCGTGGTGCTACTCCCGAGTCCAGATCATGCGCTACCGGGGTTACCGTGGCCTCACCTCGCTGCTGAACGGAGAGGCGCCGGGCGCGGAGGCCGCGATCACCAAGGTCGTTTGGAGCGAATACTTCCGGCGCCACACCGAGCTTGCGGTGGAAATCCTGGGCCTCGACGCGCTCGGTGCGGTGGGTCCAGGCAACGGGGAGGCGCGGCTGGTGCCCGAGGCGGGCACGCCGAACTCCCCCGCCTGCTGGATGGACGAACTGCTCTACGCGCGAGCGGCGACGATCTACGCCGGCAGCTCGCAGATCCAGCGCAACGTGATCGGAGAGCAATTGCTTGGGCTTCCCAAGGAGCCACGTCCAGAAGCGGTGCGGTGA
- a CDS encoding enoyl-CoA hydratase has translation MSVTGVNPVDRRSDGEGPGWHFDYIRYETIDDGRIAVITLDRPKQRNAQTRGMLVELGAAFELAEADDTVRVVILRGAGPSFSAGHDLGSADDVRERSPGPDRHPTYLCNGGTFGGVESRNRQEWHYYFENTRRWRNLRKITVAQVHGMVLSAGLMLAWCCDLIVASDDTVFADVVGTRLGMCGVEYFGHPWEFGPRKSKELLLTGDSIGADEAHSLGMVSKVFPSAELSQCTIEFARRIAKMPTMPALLIKESVNQTVDAMGFSTALDGCFKIHQLNHAHWAEITGGELSYGTVEYGLDDWRAAPEIPRAIKRRP, from the coding sequence ATGAGCGTCACCGGGGTCAATCCGGTCGATCGCCGGTCGGATGGGGAGGGTCCGGGGTGGCATTTCGACTACATCCGGTACGAAACGATCGACGACGGCCGCATCGCCGTCATCACCCTTGACCGCCCGAAACAGCGCAACGCACAGACCCGCGGGATGCTGGTTGAGTTGGGCGCGGCGTTCGAACTCGCCGAGGCCGATGACACGGTCCGGGTGGTGATCCTGCGGGGCGCCGGCCCATCCTTCTCCGCGGGGCACGACCTCGGTTCCGCCGACGATGTCCGAGAGCGTTCACCCGGCCCGGACCGGCACCCTACCTATCTGTGCAACGGCGGAACATTCGGCGGGGTGGAGTCACGCAATCGGCAGGAATGGCACTACTACTTCGAAAATACGAGGAGATGGCGCAACCTGCGCAAAATCACCGTCGCCCAAGTGCATGGCATGGTGCTGTCGGCCGGCTTGATGCTGGCCTGGTGCTGCGACCTGATCGTCGCCAGCGACGACACCGTGTTCGCCGACGTTGTCGGCACCCGGCTGGGCATGTGCGGGGTGGAGTACTTCGGTCATCCGTGGGAATTCGGGCCGCGAAAGTCAAAGGAGCTTCTCCTCACGGGCGACTCCATCGGAGCGGATGAAGCCCATTCCCTCGGGATGGTGAGCAAGGTATTTCCCAGCGCTGAATTATCGCAGTGCACAATAGAATTCGCTAGGCGCATCGCCAAAATGCCGACGATGCCGGCGCTTCTCATCAAGGAGTCGGTGAACCAAACCGTCGACGCCATGGGGTTTTCCACGGCACTCGACGGTTGCTTCAAGATCCATCAACTCAATCACGCGCACTGGGCCGAGATCACCGGCGGAGAGCTGTCCTACGGGACCGTTGAGTACGGGTTGGACGACTGGCGTGCCGCACCGGAGATCCCGCGCGCGATCAAGCGGCGACCCTGA
- a CDS encoding IS30 family transposase gives MRAGATVAEAAVIAGVSDAAALRWVQHAGYVPRTAVPVDIEPDPSPPKGPLSFIERCRLEQLLETAHSPGQAAGLLGRHRDTIDREITRGQTGSGYRARVGQDIAEANRKRPKPRHLQARPALLAEVVARLEKRHSPEQIAGRLREDFPDDPEMWVSHETIYQAIYVQPRGELARLVKTALRTGRTQRKAQGRKETGRGKLKEMINISERPAEAEDRAIPGHWEGDLILGSTASGSAIGTLVERTTGFVMLLHLPGDHTAATLAEAMSAKVPEIPEVLRRSLTWDQGSEMALHTKITEATGLPIYFCDPHSPWQRGTNENTNGLLRQYFPKGTDLSFYGPGWLDQVAAELNARPRKRHNWRTPAEELHRLLSNPSTFVAATA, from the coding sequence ATGCGTGCGGGGGCCACGGTGGCGGAGGCCGCGGTGATCGCCGGCGTGTCAGATGCCGCCGCGCTGAGGTGGGTCCAACACGCTGGGTATGTGCCCAGAACCGCCGTGCCTGTTGATATCGAGCCCGATCCGTCACCGCCGAAGGGGCCGTTGTCATTTATCGAGCGCTGCCGATTGGAACAGCTGTTGGAGACAGCGCACTCACCGGGGCAGGCCGCCGGGTTGTTGGGGCGCCACAGGGACACGATTGACCGCGAAATCACCCGTGGGCAGACCGGGTCGGGTTATCGGGCACGGGTGGGTCAAGACATCGCTGAGGCCAACCGCAAGCGCCCCAAACCGCGCCACCTGCAGGCCAGGCCTGCATTGTTGGCTGAGGTGGTGGCACGCTTGGAAAAGCGGCATAGTCCCGAGCAAATCGCGGGCCGGCTGCGGGAGGACTTTCCCGACGATCCGGAGATGTGGGTGTCACACGAGACGATCTACCAAGCCATCTACGTTCAGCCCCGCGGAGAATTGGCCCGGCTGGTCAAGACCGCGCTGCGCACCGGCCGTACTCAGCGAAAAGCGCAGGGCCGCAAGGAAACAGGCCGCGGCAAGCTCAAAGAAATGATCAACATCAGTGAGCGTCCCGCCGAGGCGGAGGACCGCGCGATCCCAGGGCACTGGGAGGGCGATCTCATCCTGGGCTCTACCGCCTCGGGCTCAGCGATTGGCACCCTGGTGGAACGCACCACCGGTTTCGTGATGCTGCTGCACCTGCCCGGCGACCACACCGCGGCCACCCTGGCCGAGGCAATGTCGGCCAAGGTTCCCGAGATCCCCGAGGTCCTGCGCCGCTCGCTGACCTGGGACCAAGGCAGCGAGATGGCGCTGCACACCAAGATCACCGAAGCCACCGGCCTGCCGATCTACTTCTGCGACCCGCACAGTCCATGGCAGCGCGGCACCAACGAGAACACCAACGGACTATTGCGCCAGTATTTCCCCAAAGGCACCGACCTGTCGTTCTACGGCCCCGGCTGGCTCGACCAGGTCGCCGCCGAACTCAACGCCCGACCCAGAAAACGCCACAACTGGCGCACCCCCGCCGAAGAACTCCACCGACTACTCTCAAACCCGTCCACATTCGTTGCAGCCACCGCTTGA
- a CDS encoding GlxA family transcriptional regulator: MTRKVVIVGFPGIQALDVVGPHEVFSGASLLTDGDYDVVMASPGGQTVTTPTGLAFASEPLPEPGDPIDTVVLPGGGGVDDARANAELVDWIGGVSRTARRVVTVCTGAFLAAEAGLLDGCRATTHWAFAKRLAREFPDVDVDPDPIFVRSSETVWTAAGVTAGIDLALALVEDDHGTEIAQTVARWLVLYLRRPGGQTQFAAPVWMPRAKRTSVREVQEAIETEPGGSHSIDELARRAAMSPRHFTRVFTDEVGEAPGQYVERVRTEAARRQLEETDDTVVAIAARCGFGTAETMRRNFIRRVGISPDQYRKAFA; encoded by the coding sequence ATGACTCGCAAGGTGGTGATCGTCGGCTTCCCCGGCATCCAAGCGCTCGACGTGGTGGGGCCGCACGAGGTGTTCAGCGGCGCATCGCTGCTGACTGACGGCGATTATGACGTCGTAATGGCGTCGCCCGGCGGCCAGACCGTCACCACCCCGACCGGGCTGGCATTTGCCTCTGAGCCGTTGCCCGAGCCCGGCGACCCGATCGACACCGTCGTGCTACCCGGTGGTGGCGGCGTGGACGACGCGCGAGCCAACGCCGAACTCGTCGACTGGATCGGCGGCGTGTCCCGCACCGCGCGCCGCGTCGTCACCGTCTGCACGGGCGCCTTCCTGGCGGCCGAGGCCGGCCTGCTAGACGGCTGCCGGGCGACCACGCACTGGGCCTTCGCCAAACGATTGGCCCGGGAGTTCCCCGACGTCGACGTCGATCCGGATCCGATCTTCGTGCGTAGCTCCGAGACGGTCTGGACGGCGGCCGGTGTTACGGCCGGAATCGACCTCGCGCTCGCGCTGGTCGAGGACGACCACGGCACCGAGATCGCACAGACGGTAGCGCGCTGGCTGGTCCTGTACCTGCGCCGCCCCGGCGGCCAGACCCAGTTCGCCGCCCCGGTGTGGATGCCACGGGCCAAACGGACCTCCGTCCGCGAGGTGCAGGAAGCCATCGAGACCGAACCGGGCGGCTCACACAGCATCGACGAACTGGCCCGTCGGGCGGCGATGAGCCCCCGCCATTTCACCCGGGTGTTCACCGACGAGGTCGGTGAGGCGCCCGGCCAATACGTCGAGCGCGTCCGTACCGAAGCCGCGCGCCGGCAGCTGGAGGAAACCGACGACACCGTCGTCGCGATCGCCGCGCGCTGCGGCTTCGGCACCGCGGAAACCATGCGGCGCAACTTCATTCGCCGAGTCGGCATCTCGCCGGATCAATACCGCAAAGCATTCGCCTGA
- a CDS encoding LLM class flavin-dependent oxidoreductase, with protein MEIGIFLMPAHPPERSLYDATQWDLDIIELADRLGYVEAWVGEHFTVPWEPICAPDLLLAQALLRTKNIKLAPGAHLLPYHHPVELAHRVAYFDHLAQGRFMLGVGASGIPGDWALYDVDGKNGEHREMTREALEIMLRIWTEDEPWEHRGKYWNANGIAPMFEGLMKRHIKPFQKPHPPIGVTGFSAGSETLKLAGERGYLPMSLDLNTEYVATHWDAVLEGAERSGRTPDRRDWRLVREVLVAETDEQAFRYAVDGTMGRAMREYVLPTFRMFGMTKFYKHNPSVPDDDVTPEYLAENTFVIGSVDTVVDKLEATYDQVGGFGHLLILGFDYIDNPGPWKDSMRLLAEEVMPRLNARIAKKPVAAIV; from the coding sequence ATGGAGATCGGAATTTTCCTCATGCCGGCCCATCCACCGGAGCGCAGCCTCTACGACGCCACCCAGTGGGACCTCGACATCATCGAGCTGGCTGACCGGCTTGGCTATGTGGAAGCCTGGGTCGGCGAACACTTCACGGTGCCGTGGGAGCCGATCTGCGCGCCCGATCTGCTGTTGGCGCAAGCGCTGCTACGCACCAAGAACATCAAGCTGGCGCCCGGCGCGCACCTGCTGCCGTATCACCATCCGGTCGAACTTGCCCACCGCGTAGCGTATTTCGACCACTTGGCCCAGGGCCGCTTCATGCTCGGTGTCGGCGCCAGCGGCATCCCGGGCGACTGGGCGCTCTACGACGTGGACGGAAAGAACGGCGAGCATCGCGAGATGACCCGTGAGGCGCTAGAAATCATGTTGCGCATCTGGACCGAGGACGAGCCGTGGGAGCATCGCGGGAAGTACTGGAACGCCAACGGAATTGCGCCGATGTTTGAGGGCCTGATGAAGCGTCACATCAAGCCGTTTCAGAAGCCTCACCCGCCGATCGGAGTCACGGGGTTCAGCGCCGGGTCCGAGACACTCAAGCTGGCGGGCGAGCGGGGTTACCTGCCGATGAGCCTGGACCTCAACACCGAGTACGTCGCCACGCACTGGGACGCGGTGCTGGAGGGCGCCGAGCGCAGTGGCCGCACGCCGGATCGCCGCGATTGGCGGCTGGTGCGTGAGGTGTTGGTGGCAGAAACCGATGAACAGGCGTTCCGCTATGCCGTCGACGGCACGATGGGGCGCGCGATGCGCGAGTATGTGCTGCCGACGTTCCGGATGTTCGGCATGACCAAGTTCTACAAGCACAACCCATCGGTGCCCGACGACGACGTGACCCCGGAATACCTGGCCGAGAACACCTTCGTGATCGGGTCGGTGGATACGGTCGTGGACAAGCTCGAGGCGACTTACGACCAGGTCGGCGGATTCGGCCACCTGCTGATTCTGGGCTTCGACTACATCGATAACCCGGGCCCCTGGAAGGATTCGATGCGGCTGTTGGCCGAGGAGGTCATGCCCAGGCTCAACGCCCGCATCGCCAAGAAACCCGTTGCCGCGATCGTCTGA
- a CDS encoding acyl-CoA dehydrogenase family protein, which translates to MDFRYSAEQDDFRASLRGLLRDQAPPARMREVATLGEDAGHDRRLWQRLCSELELPALHAPPEYGGAGATLVETAIVFCELGRALTPVPFAATTFAIEAILRTGDEEQCKRWLGGLLSGEQIGALAASGFGDADSSAAAVRADRRGDRSALTGECTAILHGHVADLFVVPAVSGNTVIPHVVAADAPGVNVVRLPSFDITRPVAKLQLTEAPADALIAGSTEKFERVLDVARVLLAAEMLGGAEACLQLAVEYARSRRQFGRAIGSFQAVKHACAEMMIEIDATRAAVMYAAMSAADAAELAIAGPLVKAQAADTFTLCAGSAIQVHGGIAFTWEHDLHLYFRRAKTTEALFGSSAQHRALLAHRAGL; encoded by the coding sequence GTGGATTTCCGCTACAGCGCCGAGCAGGACGACTTTCGCGCCTCGCTGCGCGGCCTTCTTCGCGACCAGGCCCCACCGGCGCGGATGCGCGAGGTGGCCACCCTTGGTGAAGATGCCGGCCACGATAGGCGACTGTGGCAACGGCTGTGTTCCGAGCTGGAGTTGCCCGCGCTGCACGCCCCGCCGGAGTACGGCGGGGCGGGTGCGACGCTCGTTGAGACCGCGATCGTGTTCTGCGAACTCGGACGGGCGCTCACCCCAGTTCCCTTCGCGGCGACGACGTTTGCCATCGAAGCAATCCTGCGCACAGGCGACGAAGAGCAGTGCAAGAGGTGGCTGGGCGGCTTGCTCTCGGGCGAACAGATCGGAGCCCTCGCGGCCAGCGGCTTCGGTGACGCCGATTCGTCGGCGGCAGCAGTTCGGGCCGACCGGCGCGGCGATCGTAGCGCGTTAACCGGCGAGTGCACGGCGATCTTGCACGGTCATGTCGCGGACCTGTTCGTCGTCCCGGCGGTGTCCGGGAACACCGTGATACCGCACGTGGTAGCGGCCGACGCGCCAGGCGTGAACGTTGTCCGACTGCCCTCGTTCGACATCACTCGTCCGGTGGCCAAGCTACAGCTGACCGAGGCCCCAGCCGACGCCCTGATTGCCGGGTCAACCGAGAAGTTCGAAAGGGTGCTGGACGTGGCGCGGGTGTTGCTGGCGGCCGAGATGCTCGGCGGCGCCGAGGCGTGTCTGCAGCTCGCGGTCGAATATGCCCGGAGCCGAAGGCAATTCGGCCGGGCGATCGGTTCCTTCCAGGCGGTCAAGCATGCCTGTGCCGAGATGATGATTGAGATCGATGCGACCCGGGCAGCGGTGATGTATGCCGCGATGAGCGCCGCCGACGCGGCCGAACTGGCGATCGCCGGGCCGTTGGTGAAGGCGCAGGCCGCGGACACCTTCACCCTGTGCGCCGGCTCCGCCATACAGGTCCACGGCGGCATCGCCTTCACGTGGGAACACGACTTGCACTTGTACTTCCGCCGGGCCAAGACCACCGAAGCGCTCTTCGGCAGCAGCGCCCAGCACCGGGCACTGCTGGCTCACCGGGCGGGCCTGTAA
- a CDS encoding AMP-binding protein: protein MHSYDAGPVDTPLLDETIGANFERTASKHPDIEALVELGGARWTYAQLNDEIDRLARALLASGIQRGDRVGIWSPNCPEWTILQYATAKVGAILVAINPAYRTYELSYVLRHSGTRLLVSAAAYKTSDYVRMVGQVLDEVPELAGQLDEVVFLGTAGWERLRERAEEASGAQLRSRMATLRPSDPINIQYTSGTTGSPKAATLSHRNILNNGFFVTELIGLAPGERLCLPVPFYHCFGMVMGNLGCTSHGATMVIPAPGFDAAATLDAIEKERCTAVYGVPTMFVAMLGCPDLADRDVSSLRTGIMAGAPCPVELMKRCVDELNMSEVAIAYGMTETSPVSCQTLIEDDLSRRTTTVGRVHPHVEIKVVDADTGEIVQRGQLGELCTRGYSVMLGYWGDDERTREVIDGDGWMHTGDLAVMHDDGYCAIMGRIKDMVIRGGENVYPREIEDFLHTHPDIADVQVIGVPDDRYGEELCAWIRMRAARAPLDADAVRDFCAGKLAHYKIPRYVHMVDEFPLTPNGKVRKADMRTETIRLLGL, encoded by the coding sequence ATGCACTCCTACGATGCGGGTCCGGTCGACACTCCCCTTTTGGACGAGACGATCGGGGCGAACTTCGAGCGCACCGCTTCGAAGCACCCGGATATCGAGGCGTTGGTCGAATTGGGCGGCGCCCGCTGGACCTACGCCCAACTGAACGATGAGATCGACCGCCTGGCACGTGCCTTGCTGGCCAGCGGCATTCAGCGCGGCGATCGAGTCGGCATCTGGTCGCCCAACTGCCCGGAGTGGACCATTCTGCAGTACGCGACCGCGAAGGTCGGCGCGATCCTCGTCGCGATCAACCCCGCCTATCGCACTTACGAGTTGTCCTACGTGCTAAGGCATTCGGGGACACGACTGTTGGTATCGGCGGCGGCCTACAAGACGTCCGACTACGTTCGGATGGTCGGCCAGGTACTCGACGAGGTTCCCGAGTTGGCTGGGCAACTGGACGAGGTGGTGTTCTTGGGAACCGCCGGGTGGGAGCGGCTGCGCGAGCGCGCCGAGGAAGCGTCCGGCGCGCAGTTGCGATCACGCATGGCCACACTGCGGCCGTCCGATCCGATCAACATCCAATACACCTCGGGCACAACGGGTTCGCCCAAAGCGGCCACGTTGTCGCATCGCAACATTTTGAACAACGGCTTCTTCGTCACCGAACTCATCGGGCTCGCCCCCGGCGAGCGGCTTTGTTTGCCGGTGCCTTTCTATCATTGCTTCGGGATGGTGATGGGCAATCTCGGCTGTACTTCCCACGGTGCCACCATGGTGATTCCGGCACCGGGTTTTGATGCCGCCGCCACGCTGGATGCGATCGAAAAGGAGCGCTGCACCGCCGTGTACGGCGTGCCCACCATGTTCGTTGCGATGCTCGGCTGTCCCGACCTAGCCGATCGCGATGTGTCGTCGCTGCGGACCGGAATCATGGCGGGCGCTCCCTGCCCGGTGGAGCTCATGAAGCGCTGCGTCGACGAACTGAATATGTCGGAGGTGGCGATCGCCTACGGCATGACCGAGACGTCCCCGGTGTCGTGCCAGACGTTGATCGAGGACGATTTGTCCCGACGCACCACGACGGTGGGACGAGTGCATCCGCACGTGGAGATCAAGGTCGTCGACGCGGACACCGGCGAGATCGTGCAGCGCGGTCAACTCGGCGAACTGTGCACCCGGGGCTATTCGGTGATGCTGGGCTACTGGGGGGACGACGAGAGGACCCGCGAGGTCATCGACGGTGACGGCTGGATGCACACCGGCGATCTGGCGGTCATGCACGACGACGGCTATTGCGCGATCATGGGGCGCATCAAGGACATGGTCATCCGGGGCGGCGAAAACGTGTACCCGCGAGAGATCGAGGATTTCCTGCACACCCACCCCGACATCGCCGACGTACAGGTCATCGGCGTGCCCGACGACAGGTACGGCGAAGAGCTGTGCGCCTGGATCAGGATGCGGGCCGCCCGCGCACCCCTGGACGCCGACGCCGTGCGGGATTTCTGCGCCGGAAAGCTAGCGCACTACAAGATCCCCCGCTACGTCCACATGGTCGACGAGTTCCCGCTGACCCCGAACGGGAAGGTCCGGAAAGCAGACATGAGAACAGAGACGATTCGGTTGCTCGGGTTGTGA
- a CDS encoding nuclear transport factor 2 family protein, producing the protein MGKFSRAEIERAVNHYTTVVEGCSASGDWSPFADLFTEDVVYTEHHYGVYHGREEVREWIVAVMAPFPHMRFPSDWIAYDDDNDAVVIMIKNLLDHPTDPNGEPFWFPNWTRLVYAGDGLFSSEEDIYNPNRDAPGVVAAWMQAGGTFASTDFLEPKASA; encoded by the coding sequence ATGGGCAAATTTAGTCGGGCTGAAATCGAGCGAGCCGTCAACCATTACACGACCGTCGTCGAGGGGTGCAGTGCATCCGGCGACTGGTCGCCGTTCGCGGACCTGTTCACCGAGGACGTGGTCTATACCGAGCATCACTACGGCGTCTATCACGGGCGCGAAGAGGTGCGCGAATGGATCGTGGCCGTGATGGCCCCGTTTCCGCACATGCGCTTTCCCTCGGACTGGATTGCCTACGACGACGACAACGACGCCGTCGTCATCATGATCAAGAATCTGCTCGACCATCCGACCGATCCCAACGGCGAACCATTCTGGTTTCCCAACTGGACTCGGCTGGTCTACGCGGGCGACGGCTTGTTCTCCAGCGAGGAAGACATCTACAACCCCAACCGGGATGCGCCCGGCGTCGTCGCCGCCTGGATGCAGGCCGGAGGCACGTTCGCGTCCACCGATTTTCTGGAACCCAAGGCCTCGGCCTAG
- the tpx gene encoding thiol peroxidase — MAQITLRGNAINTVGELPAVGSPAPSFTLTGADLSPVSSDQFSGKPVLLNIFPSVDTPVCATSVRTFNQRAGQSGASVVCVSKDLPFAQARFCGAEGIENVSTGSAFRDSFGEDYGVTIADGPMAGLLARAVVVIGADGKVAYTELVPEIAQEPNYDAALAAL, encoded by the coding sequence ATGGCACAGATAACCCTGCGCGGAAACGCGATCAACACTGTCGGCGAACTGCCGGCCGTCGGATCCCCGGCCCCGAGCTTCACCCTGACCGGCGCCGACCTGAGCCCGGTCAGCAGCGACCAGTTCAGCGGAAAGCCCGTGCTGTTGAACATCTTTCCGTCGGTAGACACCCCGGTGTGCGCGACCAGCGTGCGTACCTTCAATCAGCGCGCGGGCCAAAGCGGCGCGTCGGTGGTGTGTGTGTCCAAAGACCTGCCGTTCGCTCAGGCACGATTCTGTGGCGCGGAGGGCATCGAAAACGTCTCCACCGGGTCGGCGTTCCGCGACAGCTTCGGCGAGGACTACGGCGTCACCATCGCCGATGGCCCGATGGCCGGCCTGCTGGCCCGCGCGGTCGTGGTGATCGGCGCCGACGGCAAGGTCGCGTACACCGAGCTGGTGCCCGAGATCGCGCAGGAGCCGAACTACGACGCGGCACTGGCCGCGCTCTAG
- a CDS encoding DJ-1/PfpI family protein, with the protein MTQIAFVAYPGFTALDMIGPYEVLRNLPDAEARFVWHEAGPVTADSGVLIIGATHSLAETPSPDVILVPGGPATPVHARDEALLDWLRRAHATASWTTSVCSGSVILAAAGLLKGQRATSHWMTIPALKAFGAIPVADERIVHQGNIVTSAGVSAGLDLALWLAGEIGGEGRAKAIQLAIEYDPQPPFDCGHMSKAPATTKAAATALLSKDSVKPANVKAATMLAWDQALAAARSRRRTRSKRSA; encoded by the coding sequence ATGACACAGATCGCCTTCGTGGCCTACCCCGGCTTCACCGCATTGGACATGATCGGCCCGTACGAGGTGCTGAGAAACCTGCCCGACGCCGAGGCGCGGTTCGTCTGGCACGAAGCCGGACCGGTCACCGCCGACTCCGGCGTGCTGATCATCGGCGCCACGCACTCGCTGGCCGAAACCCCTTCGCCCGACGTGATTCTCGTGCCCGGCGGCCCGGCGACCCCGGTGCACGCCCGCGACGAGGCGCTGCTCGACTGGCTGCGCCGGGCACATGCGACCGCGAGCTGGACGACGTCGGTGTGTTCGGGTTCGGTGATCCTCGCGGCCGCTGGACTGCTGAAAGGCCAGCGGGCGACGTCGCACTGGATGACGATTCCGGCCCTCAAGGCATTCGGTGCCATCCCGGTCGCCGACGAGCGAATTGTGCACCAGGGCAACATCGTTACGAGTGCGGGCGTGTCCGCCGGGCTGGACCTCGCGCTGTGGCTGGCCGGGGAGATCGGCGGGGAAGGTCGTGCGAAAGCGATCCAGCTTGCGATCGAATACGACCCGCAGCCCCCGTTCGACTGCGGTCACATGTCCAAGGCGCCCGCAACCACGAAGGCCGCGGCCACGGCGCTGCTGTCCAAAGACAGCGTCAAGCCGGCAAACGTCAAGGCCGCCACGATGCTGGCGTGGGATCAGGCGCTGGCGGCGGCGCGGTCCCGGCGCAGAACCCGAAGCAAACGGTCCGCCTAG